One segment of Kogia breviceps isolate mKogBre1 chromosome 14, mKogBre1 haplotype 1, whole genome shotgun sequence DNA contains the following:
- the OSER1 gene encoding oxidative stress-responsive serine-rich protein 1, giving the protein MKSEAKDGEEESLQTAFKKLRVDASGSIASLSVGEGTSVRASVRTAVDDTKPKTTCASKDSWHGSTRKSSRGAVRTQRRRRSKSPVLHPPKFIHCSTIAASSSSQLKHKSQTDSPDGSSGLGISTPKEFNAGECSTSLDTHHTGAVIEPLRTSVPRLPSESKEEDSSDAPQVSQASLKANDLSDFQSVSRLNQGKPCACIGKECQCKRWHDMEVYSFSGLQNVPPLAPERRSTLEDYSQSLHTRTLSGSPRSCSEQARVFVDDVTIEDLSGYMEYYLYIPKKMSHMAEMMYT; this is encoded by the exons ATGAAATCTGAAGccaaggatggagaggaggagagtCTACAAACTGCTTTCAAGAAATTAAGAGTGGATGCATCAGG GTCCATAGCATCTCTGTCTGTTGGAGAAGGCACAAGTGTCAGAGCATCAGTCAGAACAGCAGTGGATGATACCAAACCTAAAACCACATGTGCATCTAAAGACAGTTGGCATGG GTCTACAAGGAAGTCTTCACGAGGAGCAGTGAGGACCCAGCGTCGTCGGCGTTCTAAGTCTCCTGTCCTTCATCCTCCAAAGTTTATACATTGCAGTACAATAGCTGCTTCTTCCAGCAGCCAGCTCAAGCACAAAAGCCAGACGGACTCCCCTGATGGCAGCAGTGGGCTGGGAATTTCAACCCCTAAAGAGTTCAATGCAGGAGAATGCTCAACTTCTCTCGATACTCATCACACAGGGGCAGTTATTGAGCCTTTGAGAACTTCGGTTCCAAGGCTCCCATCAGAGAGTAAGGAGGAAGACTCCTCTGATGCTCCCCAGGTCTCCCAAGCAAGTCTCAAGGCCAATGATCTGTCTGACTTTCAATCCGTTTCCAGGCTAAACCAGGGCAAGCCATGTGCATGCATAGGCAAAGAGTGCCAGTGTAAGAGGTGGCATGATATGGAGGTATATTCCTTTTCAGGCCTGCAGAATGTCCCTCCCTTAGCCCCAGAGCGAAGATCCACGCTTGAGGACTACTCTCAGTCGCTTCACACAAGAACTCTGTCTGGCTCCCCCCGCTCCTGTTCTGAGCAAGCTCGAGTCTTCGTGGATGACGTGACCATTGAGGACCTGTCAGGctacatggaatattacttgtATATTCCCAAGAAAATGTCCCACATGGCAGAAATGATGTACACCTGA